A genomic stretch from Deinococcus cellulosilyticus NBRC 106333 = KACC 11606 includes:
- a CDS encoding glycoside hydrolase family 53 protein, whose product MKKSVSLMVLLSLCASCNSAQTPDSLPRFIGGVDASYVSRVEDKGGVYKDEAGETVDFFQKLKASGVNQVRLRVWNHPSDSYNSQWDMLKLAKRAKAAGLGIFLDLHYSDTWADPSHQTKPAEWKNLNFSDLKTAVQQYTRSVVQSMIDQGTPPDMVQIGNEISAGMLWDEGRVWGPDADFNTDKQWNQLSDLLKSGIAGVKDTGSKANIVIHIDKGGSNAEARNFYDRIVARGVKFDTIALSYYPYWHGPLDKLKENVKDLMNRYDRDVILAETAYPFTLGWNDWTNNVIGLSEQLPGTYAPTPEGQAQMLKDLIAALKSVQGKHRTGVFYWGGEWISTGPEDTSGSSWENQALFDFSGKALPVLNTFKP is encoded by the coding sequence ATGAAAAAGTCTGTTTCCCTGATGGTTTTGCTTTCCCTGTGTGCCAGTTGCAACAGTGCCCAGACGCCTGATTCTCTGCCCAGGTTCATTGGAGGTGTGGATGCCTCGTATGTCTCCAGGGTGGAAGACAAAGGTGGAGTCTACAAAGATGAGGCAGGAGAAACGGTGGATTTTTTCCAGAAGCTCAAGGCCAGTGGGGTGAATCAGGTGCGCTTGAGGGTCTGGAACCACCCTTCGGACAGTTACAACTCCCAGTGGGACATGCTCAAACTGGCAAAACGGGCGAAGGCTGCAGGGCTTGGGATTTTTCTGGACCTGCATTATTCGGACACCTGGGCGGACCCATCGCACCAGACCAAACCTGCTGAGTGGAAAAACCTGAATTTTTCTGACCTGAAAACCGCTGTGCAGCAGTATACCCGCTCAGTGGTGCAGAGCATGATCGATCAGGGGACACCCCCCGACATGGTCCAGATCGGCAACGAAATCTCAGCCGGGATGCTGTGGGATGAGGGTCGCGTGTGGGGACCAGATGCAGATTTCAACACCGACAAACAGTGGAACCAGCTTTCTGACCTCCTCAAGTCTGGCATTGCGGGTGTGAAAGACACCGGATCGAAAGCCAACATTGTCATCCACATCGACAAGGGCGGCAGCAACGCAGAGGCACGCAACTTTTACGACAGAATCGTCGCCAGAGGGGTCAAATTCGACACCATCGCCCTGTCTTATTACCCTTACTGGCACGGACCGCTGGATAAACTCAAGGAGAACGTCAAAGACCTGATGAACCGCTATGACCGGGACGTGATTCTGGCAGAAACCGCCTATCCCTTCACGCTGGGCTGGAACGACTGGACAAACAATGTGATTGGCCTTTCAGAGCAGCTTCCTGGCACCTATGCTCCCACCCCCGAAGGTCAGGCCCAGATGCTGAAAGACCTGATTGCTGCCCTCAAGTCCGTGCAGGGCAAGCACCGCACTGGAGTTTTCTACTGGGGAGGAGAATGGATCTCCACAGGACCAGAAGACACCAGTGGGTCCAGCTGGGAAAACCAGGCCCTGTTTGATTTTTCTGGCAAGGCACTTCCTGTGCTGAACACTTTCAAACCCTGA
- a CDS encoding tellurite resistance TerB family protein — protein MSFFNKLKGAAQSLAGDLQKSAKQFMNREFAEASMAACALIAAADGKIDPTERSKTAQFIMSNSMLQSFDVATLKQKFDFYCGKLEQDYDFGKIEAIQAVSKLKSKPDAARAAVQVALVIANADGNFDDKERQAVREICNAVGINGSEFGV, from the coding sequence ATGAGTTTTTTCAACAAACTGAAGGGCGCAGCACAATCACTGGCAGGAGACCTGCAAAAATCAGCAAAGCAATTCATGAACCGCGAGTTCGCAGAGGCCAGCATGGCCGCCTGTGCCCTGATTGCCGCTGCCGATGGAAAAATTGATCCCACTGAGCGCAGCAAAACCGCACAATTCATCATGAGCAATTCCATGCTCCAGTCCTTTGATGTTGCCACCCTGAAGCAGAAATTTGACTTTTATTGCGGCAAACTTGAGCAGGACTACGATTTCGGCAAGATTGAGGCCATTCAGGCCGTCTCCAAACTGAAAAGCAAGCCAGACGCTGCCCGTGCTGCCGTGCAGGTGGCCCTGGTGATCGCCAATGCAGACGGAAACTTCGACGACAAGGAACGTCAGGCTGTACGCGAAATTTGCAATGCTGTGGGCATCAACGGCAGCGAGTTCGGCGTCTGA
- a CDS encoding HAD hydrolase family protein has translation MLIFTDLDDTLFQTERKLHLKQKPQEKAENVVLEGTGVKPTFMLDHQKRMLDWLKQGNIIPVTGRDLRAFQAIQVQWGSHAVLNHGATVLVWQEGWKADPEWTQRMNQEARDYREFLHQAMDLLNQAHSDPDLMFHRIIHEGELPICTVSKVRNLPESALAEVRQQVQEKLGAGKYYIHLNGNNLSFVPDAVRKRHAVEHLIAKLNPNLTLGIGDSHTDLEFMQVCDFWMTPTHSQIQKLLEQHA, from the coding sequence ATGTTGATTTTCACCGATCTGGACGACACCCTGTTTCAGACCGAACGCAAACTCCACCTGAAACAGAAACCTCAGGAGAAGGCAGAAAATGTGGTTCTGGAGGGCACAGGCGTCAAACCCACCTTCATGCTGGACCACCAGAAGCGCATGCTGGACTGGCTGAAACAGGGAAACATCATTCCAGTCACCGGACGGGACCTGAGGGCTTTTCAGGCCATTCAGGTGCAGTGGGGCAGCCATGCGGTGCTGAATCATGGAGCAACGGTCCTGGTCTGGCAGGAAGGCTGGAAAGCAGACCCCGAGTGGACACAGCGCATGAATCAGGAAGCCCGTGATTATCGGGAGTTCCTGCATCAGGCCATGGACCTGCTGAATCAGGCGCACAGTGACCCTGACCTGATGTTCCACCGCATCATCCATGAAGGGGAACTTCCGATCTGCACGGTCAGCAAGGTGAGAAACCTGCCAGAATCTGCTCTTGCAGAAGTCAGACAGCAGGTGCAAGAGAAGCTGGGAGCAGGCAAGTACTACATACACCTGAATGGCAACAACCTGTCTTTCGTGCCGGACGCAGTGCGCAAGAGACACGCCGTGGAGCACCTCATTGCAAAGTTGAACCCCAACCTGACCCTGGGAATTGGGGACAGTCATACAGACCTGGAGTTCATGCAGGTGTGTGATTTCTGGATGACCCCCACCCACAGCCAGATTCAGAAACTTCTGGAGCAGCATGCCTGA
- a CDS encoding DoxX family protein, with the protein MPSVVEEVLNSPAWRRRARKGLGAFFIFTGITHFWVPKMFMSIMPKWVPYPEAAVFLSGAGELAGGLGLFSQKTRKLSAMELILLLVLVFPANIQMLLWAKKFPVPVWVLWARLPFQPLLIWLLWWSSVESEQK; encoded by the coding sequence ATGCCATCTGTTGTGGAAGAAGTTCTGAACAGTCCAGCCTGGAGACGCAGAGCCCGCAAAGGGCTGGGAGCATTTTTCATCTTCACTGGCATCACCCACTTCTGGGTTCCAAAGATGTTCATGTCGATCATGCCGAAATGGGTTCCTTACCCTGAAGCCGCCGTGTTCTTGAGTGGTGCTGGTGAGCTGGCCGGAGGTCTGGGACTCTTCAGCCAGAAGACACGCAAACTGTCTGCAATGGAACTGATCCTCCTGCTGGTCCTGGTCTTTCCTGCCAACATCCAGATGCTTTTGTGGGCCAAAAAATTTCCGGTTCCAGTGTGGGTGCTGTGGGCGAGGTTGCCTTTTCAGCCCCTCCTGATCTGGCTCTTGTGGTGGTCGAGCGTGGAAAGCGAACAGAAATAA
- a CDS encoding cysteine protease StiP family protein → MPETPLIETSYDMQDVTFLLRAIEMETLSVEEKERRIQSGESHYSEMLSIESPPKADYLELYHRAVNRQAERVARDIRMLAAKLVHDTPDARKLVLVSLARAGTPVGVLLTRFLRACGHEVAHYSVSIIRDRGLDLNALKFILEKEGDQAQHLRFIDGWTGKGVIGRELDISVDAFNAEHGTRISSRLYVLADISGTAYYAPTHEDYLIPHAVLNGTVSGLISRTVRQPEAYAAGHFDGAMYLEHLTAQDETLTYLGVIEEHHPQPPVLPELFTGSSRNHEVLRQTSQKCLQELQDRYGERPLNYIKPGVGESTRVMLRRVPECLVLRDLEHPDVEHLIELAEKRNVTITKQVDLPYQAVALIQPLLKQDDI, encoded by the coding sequence ATGCCTGAAACACCCCTGATTGAAACCAGTTATGACATGCAGGATGTGACCTTTCTGCTGCGTGCCATCGAAATGGAAACCCTCAGTGTCGAGGAAAAAGAAAGGCGCATTCAGTCTGGCGAGAGCCATTACAGCGAGATGCTGTCCATCGAGTCCCCTCCAAAAGCGGATTATCTGGAGCTCTACCACCGTGCCGTGAACCGTCAGGCAGAAAGGGTGGCCCGTGACATTCGCATGCTGGCCGCAAAGCTGGTGCATGACACACCCGACGCCAGAAAATTGGTGCTGGTCAGTTTGGCCCGTGCTGGAACCCCTGTGGGTGTGCTCCTGACCCGCTTTCTGAGGGCCTGTGGGCATGAGGTCGCACATTACAGCGTGAGCATCATCCGGGACCGGGGGCTGGACCTCAATGCCCTGAAATTCATCCTTGAGAAGGAAGGAGATCAGGCACAGCATTTGCGATTCATTGATGGCTGGACTGGAAAAGGCGTCATTGGCCGGGAACTGGACATCAGTGTGGATGCCTTCAATGCAGAGCATGGCACCCGGATTTCCAGCCGCCTTTATGTTCTGGCAGACATCAGCGGGACAGCGTACTACGCTCCCACCCACGAAGACTACCTGATTCCTCATGCTGTCCTGAATGGCACGGTGTCTGGTCTGATCAGCCGCACGGTCAGACAGCCAGAAGCCTACGCAGCCGGACACTTTGATGGTGCGATGTACCTGGAGCACCTCACTGCACAGGACGAGACCCTGACCTACCTGGGGGTGATTGAGGAACACCACCCCCAGCCTCCGGTGCTCCCGGAACTTTTCACCGGGTCCTCACGTAATCATGAAGTGTTGAGACAGACCTCCCAGAAATGTCTGCAGGAATTGCAGGACAGGTATGGTGAGCGTCCGCTCAATTACATCAAACCAGGTGTTGGAGAAAGCACCCGGGTGATGTTGCGGCGGGTCCCTGAGTGTCTGGTCCTGCGCGATCTGGAGCACCCGGATGTGGAGCACCTGATCGAACTGGCGGAAAAACGCAACGTGACCATCACGAAACAGGTAGACTTGCCATATCAGGCAGTGGCACTCATCCAGCCTCTCCTGAAACAAGACGACATCTGA
- a CDS encoding HpcH/HpaI aldolase/citrate lyase family protein — translation MQALELGASLYVPGTHAQLQAIVNGEKYPFLRSVILCTEDAVLPQHLPEALHNISQALKGMRESHLKVFIRPRNIPVLQTLLDMEGIEQVQGFVLPKVEPQNLPLWMGTLKGTSFHIMPTLETRIVFDRGALDELRSMLLAQQHRVLSLRIGGNDLLSLLNMRRSRGVSAYQTPLGALINQLVLQFKPYGFNLSAPVYDFTDDPETLIQETRMDLQSGLFGKTAIHPSQVPVIESLYRVSGVDLEMAQAILAPDAPAVFKLGDAMCEPATHSNWAHQMMDRFQVYGVDLGAPIPLLAVNNG, via the coding sequence ATGCAAGCACTTGAGCTTGGCGCTTCACTGTATGTTCCTGGAACACATGCACAACTGCAGGCCATCGTCAACGGAGAAAAATACCCTTTTCTCCGTTCGGTGATCCTGTGCACTGAAGATGCGGTGCTGCCCCAGCACCTCCCTGAAGCCCTGCACAACATCAGTCAGGCCCTGAAGGGGATGCGAGAAAGCCACCTGAAGGTGTTCATCCGGCCCAGAAACATTCCGGTCCTGCAAACCTTGCTCGACATGGAAGGGATCGAACAGGTGCAGGGTTTTGTGCTGCCCAAAGTGGAGCCACAAAACCTCCCCCTTTGGATGGGAACCCTGAAAGGCACCTCCTTTCACATCATGCCCACCCTGGAAACCCGGATTGTGTTTGATCGGGGTGCCCTGGATGAACTGCGCTCGATGCTGCTCGCCCAGCAACACCGTGTGCTCTCCCTGCGCATCGGGGGCAATGACCTCCTGAGTTTGCTGAACATGCGCCGCAGCAGAGGGGTGAGTGCCTACCAGACCCCACTTGGAGCCCTCATCAACCAGCTTGTGTTGCAATTCAAGCCTTACGGTTTCAACCTGAGTGCCCCGGTCTATGACTTCACCGATGATCCAGAGACCCTCATTCAGGAAACCCGCATGGATCTGCAATCGGGCCTGTTCGGGAAAACGGCCATCCATCCCTCGCAGGTCCCGGTGATTGAATCCCTGTACCGGGTTTCTGGAGTCGATCTGGAAATGGCCCAGGCCATCCTGGCTCCAGACGCCCCTGCCGTGTTCAAACTGGGAGACGCCATGTGCGAACCTGCCACCCACAGCAACTGGGCGCATCAAATGATGGACCGCTTTCAGGTGTATGGGGTGGATCTGGGTGCGCCCATTCCACTGCTGGCCGTCAACAACGGCTGA
- a CDS encoding glycoside hydrolase family 2 TIM barrel-domain containing protein, producing MTRLEFTINTHWEFLPEDNPTFAKPIYSGPLNQVSVPHTVREVPHHNFSEEEYSFISWYRKSLHIPDKARGQRIHLQFDGVMLAAEVFLDGKKLCEHKGGFTPFTVDLTDHVKVGQEHLLAVRVDSRERTDIPPYGHLVDYMTFGGIYRDVHLRILDPLHIENVFFKTSKVLTETPLAEVEVTVKNPTGLSETVDVEAHLLDASGVQVAATSAQMFVEGEATQTLTFENLQNIQLWDTEHPHLYTLRVRIKGGDTLDTRVGFRESEFRADGFFYLNGRKLILRGMNRHQTYPYIGAAAPKRLQEKDADLVRFDLGCNVVRTSHYPQSPHFLNRCDEIGLLVFTEMQGWQHIGDQAWQDLSLNLLHDLVVRDRNHPSIILWGARVNESPDHTAFYTRTNRLVQDLDPTRQTGGVRCFFGSEQLEDVYTMNDFATKLTKYPAERYLVTEYGGHMFPTKSFDQEPRVVAHALKHADIMNQIGALNISGGIAWCAFDYNTHATFGSGDRICYHGVMDIFRQPKFAAHLYASQQPPEQKQVLFAATYWTRGDVDEGLINPVWIFSNLDRVEVYVSGKFEGEAQRATELYPHLPYPPFKISNISGGWGENFGDLELRGYLNGALVKTHQLAADGIPRKLIFEADDPEIHADGADLTRLSLKITDGYGNALPFAWGPVSLDVEGPAVLVGEHPLILPGGQGAVYLRSTLIPGEVTITARAPGLPTQTVQVKTLDVGLKPVLEAVLNA from the coding sequence ATCCCCGACAAAGCCCGTGGACAGCGCATCCACCTCCAGTTTGACGGGGTGATGCTGGCCGCAGAGGTCTTTCTGGACGGCAAGAAACTGTGTGAGCACAAAGGAGGGTTCACCCCCTTCACCGTGGACCTCACAGACCATGTGAAAGTCGGTCAGGAGCACCTGCTGGCCGTGCGAGTGGATTCCCGAGAGCGCACAGACATTCCCCCTTACGGGCATCTGGTCGATTACATGACCTTCGGAGGCATCTACCGGGATGTGCACCTGAGAATCCTCGACCCTTTGCACATTGAAAACGTCTTCTTCAAAACCAGCAAGGTCCTGACTGAAACCCCTCTGGCAGAAGTCGAAGTCACCGTCAAGAACCCGACAGGGCTTTCAGAGACAGTGGATGTGGAAGCGCACCTGCTGGACGCTTCAGGTGTTCAGGTTGCAGCAACATCTGCCCAGATGTTCGTTGAGGGAGAAGCCACCCAGACCCTCACCTTTGAAAACCTGCAGAACATCCAGCTGTGGGACACGGAGCACCCTCACCTCTACACCCTGAGGGTCCGCATCAAAGGTGGAGACACGCTGGACACCAGGGTGGGTTTCCGGGAATCAGAATTCCGTGCAGATGGCTTCTTCTACCTGAATGGCAGAAAACTCATCCTTCGGGGCATGAACCGCCACCAGACGTACCCTTACATTGGGGCCGCTGCTCCGAAGAGACTTCAGGAGAAAGACGCCGATCTGGTCAGGTTTGACCTGGGTTGCAACGTGGTTCGCACCAGCCATTACCCACAGTCTCCACATTTTCTCAACCGTTGCGATGAAATCGGCCTGCTGGTCTTCACCGAAATGCAGGGCTGGCAGCACATCGGAGATCAGGCCTGGCAGGACCTTTCCCTGAACCTCCTGCATGACCTGGTGGTGCGGGACAGAAACCACCCTTCCATCATCCTGTGGGGGGCACGGGTCAATGAATCACCAGACCACACGGCCTTCTACACCCGCACAAATCGTCTGGTGCAGGACCTTGATCCCACCCGCCAGACCGGAGGGGTGCGCTGCTTCTTCGGGAGTGAGCAGCTCGAAGACGTGTACACCATGAACGACTTCGCCACAAAACTCACCAAATACCCCGCAGAGCGTTATCTGGTGACCGAATACGGTGGGCACATGTTCCCCACCAAGAGTTTCGATCAGGAACCCCGTGTGGTCGCGCACGCTTTAAAACACGCGGACATCATGAACCAGATTGGAGCCCTGAACATCAGTGGGGGCATCGCATGGTGTGCCTTTGATTACAACACCCACGCCACTTTCGGGAGTGGGGACCGCATCTGCTACCACGGGGTGATGGACATCTTCAGGCAACCCAAATTCGCCGCCCACCTTTACGCCAGCCAGCAACCCCCTGAGCAAAAACAGGTCCTGTTTGCCGCCACCTACTGGACCAGGGGAGATGTGGACGAGGGCCTGATCAATCCAGTGTGGATTTTCTCCAACCTGGACCGGGTGGAAGTGTACGTTTCCGGCAAGTTTGAAGGCGAAGCGCAGCGGGCCACCGAGCTGTACCCCCACCTGCCTTATCCTCCCTTCAAAATTTCCAACATCTCAGGAGGCTGGGGCGAGAACTTCGGGGATCTGGAACTCAGAGGCTACCTGAATGGGGCCCTGGTCAAAACCCATCAACTGGCTGCGGACGGCATCCCCCGCAAATTGATCTTCGAGGCCGATGATCCTGAGATTCACGCAGATGGGGCGGACCTGACCCGCCTCTCCCTGAAGATCACCGATGGGTACGGAAATGCTCTGCCTTTTGCCTGGGGACCTGTTTCGCTCGATGTTGAAGGCCCTGCGGTTCTGGTCGGAGAACACCCGCTGATCCTCCCCGGAGGCCAGGGAGCCGTGTACCTCAGAAGCACCCTGATCCCAGGAGAGGTCACCATCACCGCCAGAGCCCCTGGTCTGCCCACGCAGACCGTACAGGTGAAGACGCTGGATGTGGGGTTAAAGCCTGTGCTGGAAGCTGTGTTGAATGCCTGA
- a CDS encoding glycosyl hydrolase 53 family protein, whose translation MKKTWMWGLAGLLLAGCSGTLVEQAAYQKNAVVSLSNAGFESGLNGWSTSGSSGAAFTEAGGRSGSNRLSHWSNSPYQVATYRTVTGLANGWYTLKAWVKSGGGQNTAFISLKGCGNSNEYRAYLPTVTDGWVNLAVSAYVTGGSCTISLYSDAKAGNWANFDDVELSTGQSKLQITGADISSLPKSEAKGGVYRNSAGTVGDAVTLLKNGGVNYARLKVWVNPADGYNNKARVVALAKRIKAAGMKLLVDFHYSDTWADPGAQTKPAAWASYNLSQLNTAVYNHTLDVCNALKAQGTTPDMVQVGNEINGGMLWPEGSTSNWSQLAGLLKSGINAVKACSSTTRIMLHLAKGGDNAGARWWFDQAVANGVPFDVIGLSHYTYWHGSLAQLQANLYDLSSRYNKDVLVAETAYPFTLSSDDSLENIINTSAELTAGYAATPTDQARMLRDTMTVVRAVPRALGVFYWEAPWTAVTGNGWDPTDPNSGNGWDNQALFDFSDRELPALREFLNP comes from the coding sequence ATGAAAAAAACTTGGATGTGGGGTCTGGCAGGTCTTCTCCTCGCAGGGTGCAGTGGCACCCTTGTGGAACAGGCAGCGTACCAGAAAAATGCAGTGGTGAGCCTTTCCAATGCAGGCTTCGAAAGTGGCCTGAATGGATGGAGCACCTCAGGCAGCAGCGGGGCAGCCTTTACAGAGGCTGGAGGACGTTCAGGCTCAAACCGCCTCAGTCACTGGAGCAACAGTCCCTATCAGGTGGCAACCTACAGAACGGTCACCGGGCTTGCCAATGGCTGGTACACCCTCAAAGCCTGGGTGAAGTCTGGTGGAGGCCAGAACACCGCCTTCATCAGCCTCAAAGGGTGTGGGAACAGCAATGAGTACCGGGCTTACCTGCCCACCGTGACCGATGGCTGGGTGAATCTGGCCGTTTCGGCTTATGTGACTGGAGGAAGTTGCACGATCTCCCTGTACAGCGACGCAAAAGCGGGCAACTGGGCCAACTTTGATGATGTGGAGCTGTCCACAGGGCAGAGCAAACTGCAGATCACCGGAGCCGACATCTCCAGCCTTCCCAAATCCGAGGCGAAAGGTGGGGTGTACCGGAACAGCGCAGGAACGGTGGGAGATGCCGTCACCCTCCTCAAAAACGGTGGGGTGAATTATGCGCGGCTCAAAGTCTGGGTCAATCCTGCAGATGGATACAACAACAAGGCCCGGGTGGTGGCCCTGGCAAAACGCATCAAGGCTGCTGGGATGAAGCTTCTGGTGGACTTCCACTACTCGGACACCTGGGCGGACCCCGGAGCCCAGACCAAACCCGCAGCGTGGGCCAGTTACAACCTGAGCCAGCTCAACACTGCCGTATACAACCACACCCTGGACGTTTGCAATGCCCTCAAAGCCCAGGGCACCACCCCGGACATGGTGCAGGTCGGCAATGAAATCAACGGAGGAATGCTCTGGCCAGAAGGGTCCACTTCCAACTGGAGCCAGCTGGCAGGCCTGCTGAAATCTGGCATCAATGCTGTGAAAGCCTGCTCCAGCACCACCCGAATCATGCTGCACCTTGCCAAAGGGGGAGACAACGCAGGTGCCCGATGGTGGTTTGATCAGGCCGTTGCAAACGGGGTGCCCTTTGATGTGATTGGTCTCTCGCACTACACCTACTGGCATGGCAGTCTGGCACAGCTTCAGGCCAACCTTTATGACCTCTCCAGCAGGTACAACAAGGACGTGCTGGTTGCAGAAACCGCCTACCCTTTTACCCTGAGCAGTGATGACAGCCTGGAGAACATCATCAATACCTCAGCAGAACTCACTGCGGGTTATGCTGCAACGCCCACAGATCAGGCCCGAATGCTGCGGGACACCATGACGGTGGTCCGTGCTGTCCCAAGGGCACTGGGTGTGTTCTACTGGGAAGCCCCCTGGACCGCTGTGACCGGAAATGGCTGGGACCCCACCGACCCCAATTCTGGAAACGGCTGGGACAATCAGGCACTGTTTGATTTCTCAGACAGGGAATTGCCTGCTCTGAGGGAATTCCTGAACCCCTGA